The Pseudopipra pipra isolate bDixPip1 chromosome Z, bDixPip1.hap1, whole genome shotgun sequence nucleotide sequence GAGGCAACGGCAGGAAAAGGACAGAGGCGGCGCTGGAGCAGCGACAGGGACAGAGGCAGCGGCAGGAACGGGAACAGTggagggggcagggacaggagcagcaTTAGGGGTAGGGATGGGCAGCGGCACggatggcagaggcagggacaggggcaaGGACAAGGAGAGGGCCAGGAGCAGACACACGTGCAGGACAACGGACAGGGGCCGCTGTGGGGGCAGGGGCCGCTGCGGGGGCAGGGGCCGCTGTGGGggcaggggcggggggggaGCAGCGGCAGGCACAGCCCCAgtgccgccccgccccgcccccgggcccgcccggcgctccggccccgccccggccggcgGAAGTGTCGCTGCCCCAGTTCCGGCGAGGCGGTGGCGCCGCCGGGACGGCACCGGGCATGGCGCTGTGGCTGCCGCGCTCCCGGGACGGCAGCGCCccggaggaggagggcgaggagCGGGCGCAGGCTCCCGCCTGCCGCCAGCGTCTGCCGGAGGTGCAGGTACAGCCGCGCTCCCCCGCGCGGGGCtggcggggccgcgggcgccTCGGCCCTGCGGGGTAGCGGCGGGGGGACGCGGGCAccgcgcgggcggggcgggcgctgcgGGAGGGCCCGCCCGGCGCCCggcggggacggggggggaGAGTGTGGCGTCTGCCGCCGGCCCTGGGTAGCGGTTCCACCCTGGGCAAGCGATGTgcaaggagctgggctggagtcatcccagcatccctgtgcctgaagagaagatacatAGGCAGTGTGTTTCGCTGTTGGCCAGGGCAAGTCGGCGATTTATAAACACGTTGTTGGGAATTCTGTGTGTTCTCGCAAGAAGCTGTCATTACGTTAGTTTTCCAAAGAGTGGGATTTTCTTCTTGTTATTGCAGAAGTAAGGATGCTGTAATTCCGAAACAAAGCTGGGACAAGAACTTTGATGTACCTGCATTAAAGTTTCTTTCAGATAATCTTTTTTTCAGCTTGTCCTTCCCGTGCCCCTGCCAGAGGTTATCAGCAGTGCAGATTTCATAACATGGCACTGGAACGCTGAGGAACTAATGCATATGGATGCTTTCTTCTTCACTTTTGGTGGGAAAGGCATGGCATATGCTGTAGAGGATAATTTCTTAAATAACTGATCATGAATTCCCAGCACACTCCTGGAAGTAATATAAGCAGAGTTGCTTAAGACGAcatttttctctcccagctATGAGTGATAACCTCCTCAACAAATTTGACCAAAAGGAGCATATGTTTGTGCTGGGCCTCAGCCACTCCGTAACTTAAATTCCACTTTCAGTGTCGGTTCAAGGGAAGAAGATATTGGCCATCTGTTTAGTACTAATCCATACTGGaatgcaggcagcagcagttaCTTTACTGTTGTGATCTGACATCACCAGAATGATACTTTCTTCTCAGAAGTGTATATTCAGAGTATTGTCACACTTGGCTGCTGCTAATGTTGCAGCCTAAAGATAGCCAGAGGGGTTCAGCTGCGTCAAAAGTATTTTTACAGTCTGGAGACTTTAACTGATAGCAGTACATGATCCAGGATTTTGCAAATACACTTAACAAAGTTAAGGTGGCTTgaattggaaatatttttgtacaaaACACAGCTGTGCAATGCCATGCTTCATTACTCTTGCTGATATAATGCTGCATATCTAAGGTGCCTTCTAGGTGCATTATTATTAACTTTGGGATTTAGGCCAGTCTGCTTCTATACAAACTGTAAACAGACAATTTTCCCTCCATAAATAGCGTGTCTGATTTTCCTCACAGACATACAGCCAGGGGATTGAATTAGCCTGCCAAAAAGAAAGAGAGTTTGTCAAGCACTCTGTAGAATGCACATGGAACCTAGCAGAAGCCCAGCAAAAATTTGGTAGCTTAGCATTGCATAATTCAGAATCCTGCGATCAAGAGTCTGCTCAAGCGAGGACAGAAGCGGCGGAGCTGAGATGGAGAGAGGAAGagtggagaaggaaagaagaagcaCTGAACCAGAGGGAAAGACAGAATCTATGGAACGCAGATCCTGTTAGTAAGGAAGTATTTAATAAGGTATGACCCATATTGGTGtgcatggaaaaaaagtcttaggCTCTT carries:
- the CDC37L1 gene encoding hsp90 co-chaperone Cdc37-like 1, encoding MAEAGTGARTRRGPGADTRAGQRTGAAVGAGAAAGAGAAVGAGAGGEQRQAQPQCRPAPPPGPPGAPAPPRPAEVSLPQFRRGGGAAGTAPGMALWLPRSRDGSAPEEEGEERAQAPACRQRLPEVQTYSQGIELACQKEREFVKHSVECTWNLAEAQQKFGSLALHNSESCDQESAQARTEAAELRWREEEWRRKEEALNQRERQNLWNADPVSKEVFNKSFINQKRKEIEDEAVSEPLMQKHEQKIRHFGMLSRWDDSQRFLSDHPYLVCEETSRYLMLWCFHLEAEQKRALMEQVAHQAVVMQFIIEIAKSCNVDPRGCFRLFFQKAKTGEGYFEAFKNELEAFKTRVRIWSQSHGFQTMLLHDLNVNPGCVGERTSFLQNTGDLQGSINTDVCSLNSVIQRDEEESKMMDTL